In Acidianus brierleyi, one genomic interval encodes:
- the rnhA gene encoding ribonuclease HI, whose protein sequence is MIEGYFDGLCEPKNPGGIATYGYYIKTDHNNIEGFGLAAEPWSSDATNNVAEYTGLLCLLTKLRELKIEEVLIYGDSQLVINQLNGIYKIKSHRLVKLFDQINQVIKTFKRIEIKWIPREMNKKADHLTRVAYKLALEGKLKKVGCN, encoded by the coding sequence TTGATTGAAGGATATTTTGATGGATTGTGTGAACCAAAAAATCCAGGCGGAATAGCTACATATGGGTATTATATAAAAACTGATCATAATAATATTGAAGGTTTTGGATTAGCTGCTGAACCATGGAGTAGTGATGCCACAAATAACGTTGCAGAGTATACAGGATTACTATGTCTTTTAACTAAGCTTAGGGAACTAAAAATCGAAGAAGTATTAATATATGGAGATAGCCAATTAGTGATAAATCAGCTAAACGGTATATATAAGATAAAATCGCATAGATTAGTAAAACTATTTGATCAGATAAATCAAGTTATTAAAACATTTAAAAGAATAGAGATAAAATGGATTCCTAGAGAAATGAACAAAAAAGCTGACCATTTAACAAGAGTAGCTTACAAACTAGCCCTAGAGGGGAAATTAAAAAAAGTTGGATGTAACTAA
- a CDS encoding DNA-directed RNA polymerase, which translates to MFKLVKARGVVRIPPEDFGQELDQVAIEILKKEYQEKLFKDLGLVLAVLSAKASEEGMIIFGDGATYHEVEFELLTYVPVVQEIVEGEVTQVDNYGLYVNLGPIDGLVHISQIGDDNFKFDPVRGILAGEKTKKIYQKGDIVRARIVTISSASVGKLPRIGLTMRQPTLGKIEKKK; encoded by the coding sequence ATGTTTAAGCTTGTTAAGGCCAGAGGAGTAGTAAGAATTCCACCAGAGGATTTTGGACAAGAATTGGATCAAGTAGCTATAGAAATATTGAAAAAAGAATATCAAGAAAAATTATTTAAGGATCTAGGTTTAGTTTTAGCCGTATTAAGTGCAAAAGCAAGTGAAGAAGGTATGATAATTTTTGGTGATGGTGCTACATATCATGAAGTAGAATTTGAGCTATTAACATATGTTCCTGTAGTTCAAGAAATAGTAGAAGGAGAAGTGACACAAGTTGATAACTATGGACTATATGTGAATCTTGGTCCTATTGACGGATTAGTCCATATCTCACAGATTGGTGATGACAATTTTAAATTTGATCCTGTTAGAGGTATACTAGCTGGAGAAAAAACTAAAAAAATATATCAAAAGGGCGATATAGTAAGAGCAAGAATAGTAACTATTTCTTCAGCATCTGTAGGCAAATTACCTAGGATAGGATTAACTATGAGACAGCCTACTTTAGGTAAAATAGAGAAAAAGAAGT
- a CDS encoding 30S ribosomal protein S15 produces MNKKRARGKSHSTRPARAGAPKWVRFTREEVEMLIEELYKRGYSASMIGVILRDQYGIPLAKQITGKKITKTLEEKNLAPKIPEDLFNLIRKAVNVRRHLTEYPADKFSKKGLEEIESKIRRLVYYYKQTGKLPSNWAYDPATAELLVTSSS; encoded by the coding sequence ATGAATAAGAAACGTGCAAGGGGTAAATCTCACTCTACTAGGCCAGCTAGAGCTGGAGCACCTAAGTGGGTTAGATTTACTAGAGAAGAAGTAGAAATGCTTATTGAAGAGCTATACAAAAGAGGTTATTCTGCGAGCATGATTGGCGTAATATTAAGGGATCAGTATGGTATACCATTAGCAAAACAGATAACTGGTAAGAAAATAACTAAAACATTAGAAGAAAAAAATCTTGCACCTAAGATCCCTGAAGATTTATTTAATTTGATACGAAAAGCAGTAAATGTAAGGAGGCACTTAACTGAATATCCTGCCGATAAATTCTCTAAAAAAGGTTTAGAGGAAATAGAATCTAAAATAAGAAGATTAGTATACTATTATAAACAAACTGGTAAGTTACCATCTAATTGGGCATATGATCCAGCAACTGCAGAACTTTTAGTAACATCTTCGTCTTAG
- the pcn gene encoding proliferating cell nuclear antigen (pcna), whose product MKVSYDDVRYFKAIIEALSRLVDEASFKIKPDGIELEAIDRAHISLIKINLPKDEFKEYDVQEDMNFGFSTQYLLKVLSTSKRKEELEIESQDVSTIIIRINGEYPRVFELRNMEVSPPELPELKIEFDVKATLKSEAFRKAVSEIATVSDVVDIIADENGIKVKSKGEAEAEVELSKDSGSIQDIEISKPIESSYSTDYLNDILVLTKLSGNTKMSFAEQKPLQLEFNTESGGSVIYLLAPQLG is encoded by the coding sequence ATGAAAGTCTCTTATGATGACGTGAGATACTTTAAAGCAATAATAGAAGCATTATCTAGACTTGTAGACGAGGCATCTTTTAAAATTAAACCAGATGGTATAGAGTTAGAAGCTATTGACAGGGCTCATATATCTTTAATTAAGATAAATTTACCAAAGGATGAATTCAAGGAGTATGATGTGCAGGAAGATATGAACTTTGGATTTAGTACACAGTACCTTTTAAAAGTACTTTCTACTTCAAAAAGGAAGGAAGAATTAGAAATAGAATCTCAAGACGTTTCTACGATAATAATTAGAATCAATGGTGAGTATCCTAGGGTATTTGAACTAAGAAATATGGAAGTCTCTCCACCAGAATTACCAGAGCTAAAAATAGAATTTGATGTTAAAGCTACATTAAAATCTGAGGCTTTTAGGAAGGCTGTAAGTGAGATTGCTACAGTAAGTGATGTTGTAGATATAATTGCGGACGAAAATGGGATTAAGGTTAAAAGTAAAGGAGAAGCTGAAGCTGAAGTAGAATTAAGTAAAGATTCTGGCAGTATACAAGATATTGAAATCTCCAAACCTATAGAATCAAGCTATTCTACAGACTATTTAAATGATATTTTAGTTCTTACTAAACTTTCAGGAAATACAAAAATGTCTTTTGCAGAACAGAAACCTTTACAGTTAGAGTTTAATACAGAATCTGGTGGTAGTGTAATATATCTATTAGCTCCTCAATTGGGGTGA
- a CDS encoding methionine synthase: MMAELPILPTTVIGSYPRPKWLREAIRLNKAGKLSDEELTEAFNDAALSVLHDHYVAGIDVPTDGEVKRDEMVEYFAERLKGFRFYGPVRVWGTAYYVKPAVVSKIEYLRPLLVDEFLYTKSISYTDNFKITITGPYTLAYWSYNEFYRTRKDLVFDLAKVINQELHNLVNVGAKIIQIDEPAIHSTKEDIDWAIEAVNESLKGIDAKLVMHICYGDYRIIAPYLNEFNVDQINFALKIYDYKYLDLFKKYDYNKEIGVGVIDVHNRRIESPEEVKKDILSVINYFEPNKIWINPDCGLKLLPRSIAFQKMVSMVKGTQMVREELKKKGYTDTISLR; the protein is encoded by the coding sequence ATTATGGCTGAATTACCCATATTACCTACAACTGTTATAGGGAGTTATCCGAGACCTAAATGGTTAAGAGAAGCTATAAGACTAAATAAAGCAGGTAAATTAAGTGACGAAGAACTTACTGAAGCGTTCAATGATGCCGCTCTTTCAGTTCTTCATGACCATTATGTAGCAGGAATTGATGTACCAACTGATGGCGAAGTAAAGAGAGACGAGATGGTAGAGTACTTTGCAGAAAGATTAAAAGGGTTCAGATTTTATGGACCGGTTAGAGTTTGGGGTACAGCTTATTATGTAAAGCCTGCAGTAGTTTCTAAAATAGAATATCTAAGGCCTTTATTAGTTGATGAGTTTCTCTATACTAAATCAATTTCATATACCGACAATTTCAAAATAACAATAACCGGTCCCTATACTCTTGCATATTGGTCTTATAATGAATTTTATAGGACTAGAAAGGATTTAGTGTTTGATCTAGCTAAGGTCATTAATCAAGAATTACATAATCTAGTAAACGTTGGGGCAAAGATAATCCAGATAGATGAGCCAGCTATACATTCTACCAAAGAAGATATTGACTGGGCTATAGAAGCTGTTAATGAGTCACTAAAAGGTATTGATGCAAAATTAGTTATGCATATATGTTATGGCGATTATAGAATAATTGCTCCTTATTTAAACGAGTTTAATGTAGATCAAATAAATTTTGCCTTAAAAATATATGATTATAAATATTTGGATTTATTTAAGAAATACGATTATAATAAAGAAATAGGCGTAGGAGTTATCGATGTACATAACAGAAGAATTGAAAGTCCTGAAGAGGTAAAAAAAGATATACTGAGTGTAATAAATTACTTTGAACCGAATAAAATCTGGATTAATCCTGATTGTGGACTAAAATTATTACCTAGAAGTATAGCTTTTCAAAAAATGGTTTCAATGGTGAAAGGAACGCAAATGGTTAGGGAAGAACTTAAAAAGAAGGGATATACAGATACTATAAGTTTAAGGTGA
- a CDS encoding PIN domain-containing protein, whose product MGASSTLGVLVDTNILLYVYDRIDPFWKVINFLDYKPRFYVHKQVFNELSTLEGRNRNSFVMNARIRLARTYLDIHKSFWEEIDCCSELETDKALLCTAKKYNLLIFTNDRELKKEALKIGIGIIFLLDKGKIIKSFYPI is encoded by the coding sequence ATGGGGGCAAGTTCAACTTTAGGAGTATTAGTAGATACAAACATTTTGCTATACGTATACGATAGAATAGACCCTTTTTGGAAGGTTATAAATTTCTTAGATTATAAACCAAGATTTTATGTTCATAAACAGGTTTTTAATGAATTGTCTACATTGGAAGGTAGAAATAGGAATTCGTTTGTAATGAATGCGAGAATCAGATTAGCTAGAACTTATCTTGATATTCATAAGAGTTTTTGGGAAGAAATAGATTGTTGTTCTGAATTAGAAACAGATAAGGCATTACTCTGTACAGCAAAAAAATATAATCTCTTAATCTTTACTAATGATAGGGAGTTAAAGAAGGAAGCATTAAAAATTGGTATAGGAATAATTTTCTTATTGGATAAAGGTAAAATTATAAAGTCTTTCTATCCAATCTAA
- a CDS encoding CbiX/SirB N-terminal domain-containing protein: MIGVLLVLHGSRVEEWTDVATKYKDLLLKYFDNVEYGFIEFNQPTLRESAENLANKGVDEIIAVPLLFAAGRHFLRDIPKLLGVDENGFIQTKNKKIKIIIAKPIGIDNRVAEILKERIEEVSNVEQN; the protein is encoded by the coding sequence ATGATAGGCGTATTATTAGTTTTACATGGAAGTAGAGTAGAAGAATGGACAGACGTTGCTACAAAATATAAAGACTTATTATTAAAATATTTTGATAACGTAGAATATGGATTTATAGAGTTTAATCAACCTACATTAAGAGAAAGTGCAGAAAATCTTGCAAATAAAGGAGTAGACGAAATAATAGCTGTTCCTTTACTTTTTGCTGCAGGTAGACATTTTTTACGAGACATTCCAAAATTATTAGGAGTAGACGAAAACGGATTTATACAAACTAAAAATAAGAAAATAAAAATAATTATAGCTAAACCTATAGGAATAGACAATAGAGTAGCAGAAATACTTAAGGAAAGAATTGAAGAAGTATCAAATGTTGAGCAAAATTGA
- a CDS encoding 30S ribosomal protein S6e, which yields MPDFKVVVSDPEVKNVKQLKVKVKAVDSIPSMEGEKENRTLPMAKLSSKLKEQLGLESLLTLQVIKQEGDKKNKIKVHFTVQVDDSAGDYVLISKSAAEKFGSEEFEATAYRTKAFQINIDQNKINLLGLKLGDTFTININGINFKLKITGGSDNTGFAMRADVLGAAKRKIFLAGPPGYKPLEDGERRRKIVRGNMISNEIVQINSMIIR from the coding sequence TTGCCAGATTTTAAGGTCGTTGTATCAGATCCAGAAGTAAAAAATGTAAAACAATTAAAGGTTAAGGTAAAGGCAGTAGATTCCATCCCGTCTATGGAAGGAGAGAAAGAAAACAGAACTTTACCTATGGCTAAATTAAGTTCAAAGCTAAAAGAGCAATTAGGATTAGAAAGCTTACTTACTTTGCAAGTTATAAAGCAAGAAGGAGATAAGAAGAATAAAATAAAAGTTCACTTTACTGTGCAAGTAGACGATTCCGCAGGCGATTATGTTCTAATAAGCAAATCCGCAGCCGAAAAATTTGGAAGCGAGGAATTTGAGGCTACGGCTTATAGAACTAAAGCTTTTCAGATCAATATAGATCAAAATAAGATAAACTTATTAGGTCTTAAACTAGGAGATACATTTACAATAAACATCAACGGTATTAATTTTAAGTTAAAAATAACTGGAGGTTCAGATAACACAGGATTTGCCATGAGAGCAGATGTATTAGGTGCAGCTAAAAGAAAGATATTTTTAGCAGGACCTCCAGGCTATAAACCATTAGAAGATGGAGAAAGAAGAAGAAAGATCGTTAGGGGTAATATGATAAGTAACGAGATAGTTCAGATTAATTCTATGATTATAAGGTGA
- a CDS encoding translation initiation factor IF-2 subunit gamma translates to MPWPKVQPDVNIGVVGHVDHGKTTLVQALTGIWTSKHSEELKRGMTIKLGYAEASFGYCKSCKTPDAYVNEESCKQCGSDEDPEFIRRVSFLDAPGHEILMATMLSGTAILDGAILVVAANEPFPQPQTREHFVALGIVGIKNLIIVQNKIDVVSKDQAIEQYRQIKDFIKGTWAEGSPVVPVSALHKINIDALIEALITHIKAPQRDLTKTPIMLTVRSFDINKPGTLYSELKGGIIGGSIVQGVFKIDEEIKILPGLRVENKGKVSYEPLYTKIASLRFGDLEVKEARPGGLVAVGTYLDPSITKADTLVGNIVADSKANVPVLWKLDIIYNLLERVVGSQQLIKVEPIRNKETLMLTIGSSTTLGIVTSSKSDEIEVELKRPVAVWDNNVRLAISRQVGGRWRLVGWGQVQL, encoded by the coding sequence TTGCCCTGGCCAAAGGTTCAGCCTGACGTGAACATAGGTGTAGTAGGTCATGTAGATCATGGTAAGACAACTTTGGTTCAAGCTCTTACTGGTATTTGGACCTCAAAACATTCTGAAGAATTAAAAAGAGGTATGACAATTAAGCTTGGATATGCAGAGGCTAGTTTTGGGTATTGTAAGTCATGTAAAACGCCAGATGCCTATGTAAATGAAGAGTCTTGTAAACAATGCGGTAGTGATGAAGATCCTGAATTTATAAGACGAGTATCATTTCTAGACGCTCCAGGTCATGAAATTCTAATGGCTACTATGTTATCTGGAACGGCAATATTAGACGGTGCAATACTAGTTGTTGCTGCAAATGAACCATTTCCACAACCTCAAACGAGGGAGCATTTTGTTGCATTAGGAATTGTTGGAATTAAAAACTTAATTATAGTCCAAAATAAAATTGATGTAGTTAGTAAGGATCAAGCTATAGAACAATATAGGCAAATAAAAGATTTCATAAAAGGCACTTGGGCAGAGGGATCTCCTGTAGTTCCAGTAAGTGCGTTGCATAAAATAAACATAGACGCTCTAATAGAGGCATTAATAACTCACATAAAAGCTCCTCAAAGAGATCTTACTAAGACACCTATTATGCTCACTGTAAGAAGCTTTGATATAAATAAACCAGGTACCTTGTATAGTGAACTTAAAGGTGGAATTATAGGCGGGAGTATTGTACAAGGAGTATTTAAAATAGACGAGGAAATAAAAATATTACCAGGATTAAGAGTTGAAAACAAGGGGAAAGTATCGTATGAGCCCTTATACACTAAGATAGCATCATTAAGATTTGGAGATTTAGAAGTTAAAGAAGCTAGACCAGGAGGATTAGTAGCAGTAGGAACATACTTAGATCCGTCTATAACTAAAGCTGATACGCTAGTAGGTAATATAGTTGCAGATTCAAAAGCTAATGTTCCAGTTTTATGGAAATTAGATATTATTTACAATTTGCTTGAAAGAGTAGTAGGAAGTCAGCAGTTAATTAAAGTAGAACCTATTAGAAATAAGGAGACTCTTATGCTTACAATAGGATCATCTACTACTCTTGGAATAGTTACATCGTCTAAATCTGATGAGATTGAAGTAGAACTTAAGAGGCCAGTAGCTGTATGGGATAATAATGTAAGATTGGCTATTAGCAGGCAAGTAGGAGGAAGGTGGAGATTAGTAGGATGGGGGCAAGTTCAACTTTAG